The proteins below are encoded in one region of Pleuronectes platessa chromosome 12, fPlePla1.1, whole genome shotgun sequence:
- the LOC128453678 gene encoding LOW QUALITY PROTEIN: free fatty acid receptor 4-like (The sequence of the model RefSeq protein was modified relative to this genomic sequence to represent the inferred CDS: deleted 1 base in 1 codon; substituted 2 bases at 2 genomic stop codons) codes for MDTDPHPHLLHLRNFTYFSFFSELHHSDHAAATAVETVAISTVLLVSVAANKGAAAALVTWERRLLANNTILTLNLFVADLLFVSMIPLIVAVLWTVSWTLGFTACHTVLFVICMSGSVTITTLASIRVETVQVILPMQTAPTLNPXMVTATVIFILAFSGLTALPISLFFTVVEVDFPEQERLHICTLKWPDSTAEIVWNISFTALCFLLPGLIIVPSSEDINMMRTMILRSHTLILALRXVTSSPLCKSSDLHISHQDMKLSRTLLVLVFSFLLMWSPIFINTFLILARNFLGHLHVSSTVFFWVMTFTLANSALNPILYSVCQFKNGWRKLCCGSAVVPLRRDT; via the exons ATGGATACTGACCCTCACCCTCACCTACTCCACTTGAGAAACTTCACttatttttccttcttctctgaGTTGCACCACTCTGACcatgctgctgccactgctgttGAGACTGTGGCCATCTCCACTGTGCTCCTGGTGTCCGTGGCAGCAAACAagggagctgcagcagcctTGGTAACCTGGGAACGCAGACTGCTCGCCAACAACACCATCCTGACCCTCAACTTGTTTGTGGCCGACCTGCTGTTTGTCAGCATGATCCCATTGATAGTGGCAGTGCTTTGGACCGTGTCCTGGACCCTGGGGTTCACCGCCTGTCACACGGTGCTGTTTGTCATCTGTATGAGCGGCTCCGTCACCATCACCACCCTGGCCTCCATCCGCGTGGAGACGGTCCAGGTGATCCTTCCGATGCAGACTGCGCCCACTCTGAACCCCTAGATGGTGACCGCCACCGTCATCTTCATTTTGGCCTTCTCTGGACTCACTGCTCTACCCATCAGCCTCTTCTTCACTGTGGTGGAAGTGGATTTTCCTGAGCAG GAACGTCTACACATCTGTACTCTCAAGTGGCCTGACTCCACTGCAGAGATTGTGTGGAATATATCCTTCACCGCCCTGTGCTTCCTTCTCCCAGGACTCATTATTGT TCCTAGCAGTGAGGACATTAACATGATGCGGACAATGATACTGAGGAGCCACACATTGATTTTAGCTCTGAGATGAGTGACCTCCAGTCCTCTGTGTAAATCCTCTGACCTCCACATCTCCCACCAGGATATGAAGCTC AGCCGCACTCTCTTGGTCCTCGTCTTCTCCTTCCTACTCATGTGGAGTCCCATCTTCATCAACACCTTCCTCATCCTGGCCAGAAACTTCCTCGGTCACCTGCACGTCTCCTCGACCGTGTTCTTCTGGGTGATGACGTTCACACTGGCCAACTCGGCTCTCAATCCTATTCTATACTCGGTGTGCCAGTTCAAGAACGGCTGGCGAAAGCTCTGCTGTGGTTCTGCCGTGGTGCCACTGCGGAGAGACACTTAA
- the LOC128453677 gene encoding centrosomal protein of 55 kDa, with the protein MAASKYKGFVRKKRNSEFDMVVSILRKENAYLKKSLAELSRQHWDHYRLVKRLLNLDAVKRDNSQQVTDNDKKTALPSELSERGENLTDSDFKLDEEASSTKVTELQNQLRDALERNKQWLDYDQHRDAYVRAIMDRMSWQEKQLNEANLSCSRKHNEDHSDEKKRIVQMQEYYDRLLQKAKDELEVLRGQIDITQQNLTTTTNWCKERDMELEELKQHLQNKELSVKSSPEDDHHSENELEELADKNKDLEDTLYEEKRRATNSELQVNLLQKIVLNNHSADQEKIADLERQIQISTQDLEDARQDCSHLKKQMVKVLKLLKKTVRQDTNTTEFCSDHVTSSTSRHSLNESFLACPCCEVEYPVSQYRELMKHLDACSE; encoded by the exons ATGGCAGCCTCCAAGTATAAAGGTTTCGTCAGGAAAAAGCGCAACTCAGAGTTTGACATGGTTGTAAGCATCCTGAGGAAGGAGAACGCCTATCTGAAGAAGAGCCTGGCCGAGTTATCTCGCCAGCATTGGGATCATTACAGGCTAGTGAAG AGATTACTGAATCTTGACGCTGTGAAGCGGGATAATTCTCAGCAGGTGACGGACAATGACAAGAAGACAGCTTTGCCATCAGAgctgagtgagagaggagagaacctGACAGACTCG GACTTCAAGTTGGATGAAGAGGCCTCCAGCACCAAAGTAACAGAGCTCCAGAATCAGCTCAGAGAT GCCTTGGAGAGGAACAAGCAGTGGCTGGATTATGACCAGCACAGAGATGCCTATGTGAGGGCCATTATGGACAGAATGTCATggcaggagaagcagctgaacGAAGCCAATCTGTCTTGCTCAAGGAAGCACAATGAGGACCATTCAGATG AGAAGAAGCGAATAGTCCAGATGCAGGAGTACTATGATAGACTCCTACAGAAAGCCAAAGATGAGCTGGAGGTGCTCAGGGGGCAGATCGACATCACCCAACAGAACCTGACAACAACCACTAACTG GTGCAAGGAAAGGGATATGGAGTTGGAGGAGCTCAAGCAGCATCTGCAGAATAAAGAATTGAGTGTAAAAAGTTCACCAGAAGATGATCATCACTCTGAGAATGAATTAGAAGAACTGGCAGATAAGAACAAAGACCTTGAGGACACGCTGTATGAGGAGAAGCGCCGGGCAACTAACTCTGAGCTGCAG GTTAATCTCCTCCAGAAGATTGTGTTAAATAATCACAGTGCAGACCAGGAGAAGATTGCAGATCTGGAGCGTCAG ATCCAGATTTCTACACAAGACCTTGAGGATGCGAGACAGGATTGTTCACATTTAAAGAAGCAAATGGTCAAGGTCCTGAAGTTGCTGAAGAAGACCGTACGCCAAGATACAAACACGACAGAG TTCTGCAGTGACCACGTGACATCCTCCACTAGCAGACACTCGCTGAATGAAAGCTTCCTGGCGTGTCCCTGCTGCGAGGTCGAGTATCCTGTCAGTCAGTACAGAGAACTGATGAAGCACCTAGACGCCTGTTCCGAGTGA
- the myofl gene encoding myoferlin yields MLRVIVESATGIPKKRIGNPDPIAAVTFRGEKKKTKAIDNELNPVWNEGLEFDLKGSSLDPSSFISVVVKDYETIGKDKLIGSAKISLRDLASGQVKSLPSKNVPLINEKQQATGATIDLLIRYDPPISATPNMNEQPDGDVTQNVDDGQSDEGEEGEAGMEGGGQGGSPGAPTQPNQPGRPNNKPVRMNRKKHRALANKPQDFQIRVRVIKGRQLPGNNIKPVVKVNTCGQTHRTRIRRGNNPFFDEMFFYNVNMLPSELFDESISIRVYDSFSLRADSVMGEFKLDVGYIYDEPAHAIMRKWLLLSDPDDPSSGARGYLEVSIIVVGTGDEPPSERKEISEEQDDIESNLLLPAGVTMRSATLRLKVYRAEDMPQMDDAFAQTVKQAFGGNGDRKNLVDPYLEVSFAGKKLCTKIIEKNANPEWNQLINLQVKFPSMCERIKLTMYDWDRLTRNDAIGTSFLNLSQMSSSGGEIDASTAESEVGFLPAFGPCYVNLYGSPREFTGLPDPYEELNLGKGEGVAYRGRVLVELSTQLDGKIDKAVEDIPSDDILVVQKYQRRRKYSLCAVFHGASMLQEPGEPIQFEVSIGNYGNKLDSTCKPLASTTRFSFAVFDGNQYYYLPWADTKPVVILTSYWEDISHRLDSVNVLLSVAEKLESHLTSLKTAILAKVSDSRLGEIWLKLINHMIEDLNGLNLPVMEGQPNVTALDLQIKNLRDAAVDNITQMVTRMREEASDVKATVSDIEDWLDRIKELAEEPQSSMPDVIIWMLRKEKRVAFARVPANQILYSNFSEQACGKHCGKTQTIFMQYPMDKNKGVKIPVQLRVNMWLGLSAHEKKFNSFSEGSFSVYAEMYENQAQVFGKWGTTGLVGRHKFSDVTGKVKLKQERFMPPRGWEWEEDWFVDPERCLLTEADAGHKEFTDEVFQNETRFPGGEWKPAGEPYTDVNGEKVQSPAEFDCPPGWTWEDEWSFDSNKAVDEKGWEYGLTIPPDDKPKSWVAAEKMYHVHRRKRLIRPRKKTSDKVVVVERRESVEGWEYSSLIGWKFHRKERSTDTFRRRCWRRKMVPSDCIGASAIFGLEGALGVDVDEKASKMDAAKRFGANTPTVSCHFSRSYIYQLRVYVYQARNLCAMDKDSFSDPYAHVSFLHVSKTTEVIKATLNPTWDQTLIFEDIEIYGDPQTIARNPPDVVLELYDSDQVGKDEPLGCCTCPPVVKLNPSVAVTPKLLWFPVSKKGRGAGEVLLAAELLLKDKANQGELPLVPPRRGEKLYMVPQGIRPVVQLTAIEVLTWGLRNMKTYQLATVTSPSLIVECGGEIVQTAVIRNFKKNPNFPGSVLLLKVLLPKDEMYTPPIVLKVIDHRPFGRKPVVGQCTINCLDEFRCDPYQINNEVCMSARVAMITAAQGDVVIDIEGRPIMTAELKAEKEEEAVDWWSKFFASVGEKQKCGPYLKKKYDTLQVYKCELEEVEEFQGLTDFCSTFKLQRGKTEDEEEDPSVVGEFKGSFKIYPLSDDPGAPTPNRQFRELPESGPQECVVRIYVVRCIDLQPKDTNGMCDPYIKIALGSKTLEDRDNYIPNTLNPEFGRMFELSCFLPHDKDLKIAVYDFDLLSRDEKVGETVIDLENRLLSCFRSCCGLPQTYCVSGINQWRDQLKPSQILMNTAKLRGVPPPRIEGDGSSLTFSGKEHYLQDFEANTVIHQHMGPARERLALHVLRNQGLVPEHVETRTLFSSHQPNLSQGQIQMWVDVFPKNLGLPGPPCEITPRKPMKYSLRAIVWNTTDVILDETSITGENMSDIYVKGWMPGMEEDKQKTDVHYRSLDGDGNFNWRFSFGFDYLPAEQLCVVSRKEHFWNLDKSEFRIPPKLIVQIWDNDKFSLDDYLGSIELDLVNLIPPAKTPEKCSLKMLPGMSAISKKPPPNSLFSQKSVRGWWPCFMEQDGKQVLSGKVEMTLEIVEEKEMEERPAGKGRDEPNMNPKLEEPNRPDTSFFWFTNPCKTMRFIVWRRFRWIFIGGILLLLVILFLGILLYSLPNYISMKIVKPFS; encoded by the exons ATGCTGCGGGTCATTGTGGAGTCCGCCACTGGGATCCCCAAAAAGAGAATTGGAAACCCAGATCCAATAGCTGCAGTGACCTTCAGAG gtgaaaagaagaaaaccaaAGCGATTGATAACGAGTTGAATCCTGTGTGGAATGAG GGGCTCGAATTCGATCTGAAAGGCTCCTCCCTGGATCCATCCTCATTCATCAGTGTGGTGGTGAAAGACTATGAAACAATCGGCAAAGATAA ACTCATCGGCTCGGCAAAAATCTCTCTGAGAGACTTGGCCAGTGGTCAAGTGAAGTCCCTCCCATCCAAGAACGTGCCGCTGATCAATGAGAAGCAACAGGCTACTGGG GCAACTATTGATTTGCTCATTAGGTATGATCCACCTATCAGCGCCACACCAAACATGAATGAGCAGCCAGATGGAGACGTGACTCAGAATGTGGATGATG GCCAAAGTGacgagggtgaggagggggaaGCTGGCATGGAGGGAGGAGGTCAGGGGGGAAGTCCGGGAGCTCCCACTCAGCCAAACCAGCCTGGAAGACCCAACAACAAACCAGTTCGTATGAACCGTAAGAAGCACAGAGCTCTGGCCAACAAGCCTCAGGACTTCCAG ATCCGCGTTCGGGTTATCAAGGGTCGACAGCTGCCCGGAAACAACATCAAGCCGGTGGTCAAGGTGAACACTTGCGGACAAACGCACAGGACTCGAATAAGAAGAGGAAATAACCCGTTCTTCGATGAG ATGTTTTTCTACAATGTTAACATGCTCCCATCAGAGCTGTTTGACGAGAGCATCAGTATTCGG GTTTATGACTCCTTCTCCCTCCGAGCTGACAGTGTAATGGGAGAGTTCAAG TTGGACGTTGGCTATATTTATGATGAACCAG CTCATGCCATAATGAGGAAATGGCTTCTCCTGAGTGATCCTGATGACCCCAGCTCAGGGGCCAGAGGTTACCTGGAAGTCAGCATCATTGTCGTTGGCACTGGGGATGAGCCACCT tctgagaggaaagagATAAGTGAGGAGCAGGACGACATCGAGAGCAATCTTCTGTTGCCAGCTGGTGTCACAATGCGATCGGCTACTCTGCGCCTTAAAGTCTACCGCGCAGAGGATATGCCGCAGA TGGATGACGCCTTTGCTCAGACTGTAAAACAAGCCTTTGGAGGCAATGGAGACCGGAAAAACTTAGTCGACCCATATTTGGAAGTCAGCTTTGCTGGGAAGAAG TTGTGCACCAAAATCATTGAGAAAAATGCGAATCCAGAGTGGAATCAACTCATCAATCTCCAAGTCAAG TTCCCGTCCATGTGTGAGCGCATCAAGCTGACTATGTATGACTG GGATCGTCTAACCAGGAATGACGCCATAGGGACATCATTTTTGAATCTCAGCCAAATGTCTTCTTCCGGTGGAGAGATTGACG CGAGCACCGCAGAATCAGAAGTTGGTTTCCTCCCGGCTTTTGGTCCATGCTATGTCAACCTGTACGGAAGCCCTAGAGAGTTCACCGGCCTGCCCGACCCATATGAGGAACTCAACCTTGGCAAG GGCGAAGGGGTCGCCTACAGGGGGAGGGTCCTCGTTGAGCTGTCCACTCAGCTGGATGGAAAGATCGACAAAGCTGTTGAAGACATCCCCTCTGATGATATCCTGGTGGTTCAG AAATACCAGCGCAGGAGGAAGTACTCTCTGTGTGCCGTGTTCCACGGAGCATCCATGCTCCAAGAGCCGGGGGAACCAATTCAGTTCGAGGTCAGTATCGGTAACTACGGTAACAAGCTGGACTCCACCTGCAAGCCCCTGGCCTCCACCACCCGGTTCAGCTTTGCTGTGTTTGATG GTAATCAGTACTATTACCTTCCCTGGGCTGACACCAAGCCGGTAGTGATTCTCACGTCATACTGGGAAGACATCAGCCACCGTCTGGACTCTGTCaatgttctcctctctgtcgcTGAGAAACTG GAGTCCCACCTCACCTCTTTAAAAACTGCCATCTTAGCCAAGGTGTCAGATTCACGTCTGGGAGAGATTTGGCTAAAACTCATAAACCACATGATTGAGGATCTTAACGG TTTGAATCTTCCGGTGATGGAGGGCCAACCCAACGTGACTGCACTGGACCTCCAAATTAAAAACCTGCGTGATGCTGCTGTTGACAATATCACACAAATGGTCACTCGCATGAGAGAAGAGGCCTCAGACGTGAAGGCTACTGTCAGTGACATTGAAGACTGGTTGGACAGAATCAAGGAGCTGGCAGAAGAG CCTCAGAGCAGCATGCCAGATGTGATCATCTGGATGTTGAGAAAAGAGAAGCGTGTGGCCTTTGCCCGGGTGCCAGCCAACCAGATCCTCTACTCAAACTTTAGTGAACAAGCCTGTGGCAAACACTGCGGAAAAACCCAGACCATCTTCATGCAG TACCCCATGGACAAAAACAAAGGTGTGAAGATCCCTGTTCAGCTGCGGGTCAACATGTGGCTCGGTCTCTCTGCCCATGAGAAGAAGTTCAACAGCTTTTCAGAGGGGAGCTTCAGTGTGTATGCTGAAATG TATGAGAACCAGGCTCAGGTGTTTGGGAAGTGGGGAACCACCGGACTGGTCGGGCGCCATAAATTCTCAGATGTGACCGGAAAAGTGAAACTCAAACAAGAACGCTTCATGCCACCGCGAGGATGGGAATGGGAGGAGGACTGGTTCGTTGACCCTGAGCGATG CCTGTTAACAGAAGCAGATGCGGGCCACAAAGAGTTCACAGATGAGGTCTTTCAGAATGAGACACGTTTCCCTGGTGGGGAGTGGAAGCCGGCAGGGGAGCCCTACACAGACGTG AATGGAGAAAAGGTTCAGAGCCCAGCAGAGTTTGACTGTCCTCCTGGGTGGACCTGGGAGGATGAGTGGAGCTTTGACAGCAACAAAGCTGTGGATGAGAAAG GTTGGGAATACGGACTTACCATTCCTCCTGATGATAAACCCAAATCCTGGGTTGCAGCAGAGAAGATGTACCACGTCCATCGCAGGAAGAGACTCATAAGACCCAGGAAGAAGACGTCTGATAAAGTAGTTGTTGTCGAG CGACGAGAATCGGTTGAAGGTTGGGAATACTCTTCCCTGATTGGATGGAAGTTTCACAGGAAGGAGCGCTCCACCGACACGTTCCGCCGCCgctgctggaggagaaagaTGGTCCCATCCGATTGCATCGGGGCCTCCGCCATCTTCGGACTGGAAGGGGCATTA GGGGTTGATGTTGATGAGAAGGCCAGTAAAATGGATGCAGCCAAACGATTTGGTGCCAACACCCCCACTGTTTCCTGCCACTTTAGCC GGTCTTACATTTACCAACTGAGGGTGTACGTGTATCAGGCGAGGAATCTCTGTGCCATGGACAAAGACAGCTTCTCAG ATCCCTACGCTCATGTTTCATTCCTGCATGTGAGTAAGACCACAGAAGTCATCAAAGCCACTCTGAACCCCACATGGGATCAGACTCTCATCTTTGAGGACATTGAAATCTACGGAGACCCACAGACAATCGCTCGCAACCCTCCGGATGTGGTCTTGGAGCTTTATGACAGTGATCAAGTT GGTAAGGATGAGCCTTTGGGTTGCTGTACGTGCCCCCCAGTGGTGAAACTGAATCCCAGTGTGGCCGTCACCCCGAAGCTACTGTGGTTCCCAGTCTCCAAAAAGGGTCGCGGTGCAGGGGAAGTGCTGCTCGCTGCTGAGCTCCTACTGAAGGACAAG GCTAATCAGGGAGAGCTGCCCTTGGTCCCTCCTCGACGAGGGGAGAAGCTCTACATGGTTCCTCAGGGAATCCGGCCTGTGGTACAGCTCACTGCGATAGAG GTCTTGACTTGGGGTTTGAGGAACATGAAGACCTACCAGTTGGCCACGGTCACCTCTCCCAGCTTGATTGTGGAATGCGGTGGAGAGATTGTTCAAACTGCCGTCATCAGGAACTTCAAAAAGAACCCGAACTTCCCTggatctgtgctgctgctcaaaGTG CTCCTTCCCAAAGATGAGATGTACACCCCTCCCATTGTGCTGAAGGTAATTGATCACCGACCCTTTGGAAGGAAGCCTGTTGTGGGTCAGTGCACCATCAACTGCCTGGACGAGTTCCGCTGTGACCCATATCAGATTAACAATGAAGTCTGCATGTCTGCTCGAG TGGCAATGATCACTGCTGCCCAGGGAGATGTGGTCATAGACATTGAAGGGAGACCAATCATGACAGCTGAG CTCAAAGCAGAAAAG gaggaggaggcagtggacTGGTGGAGTAAGTTCTTCGCCTCTGTTGGAGAGAAGCAAAAGTGCGGGCCctacttgaaaaaaaaatacgaCACATTGCAG GTTTACAAATGTGaactggaggaggtggaagagttCCAGGGACTCACTGATTTCTGCAGCACTTTCAAACTTCAGCGAGGAAAGACtgaagacgaggaagaagatCCCTCTGTGGTGGGAGAGTTCAAG GGATCATTCAAGATTTACCCACTGTCAGATGATCCAGGGGCGCCAACCCCAAACAGGCAGTTCAGAGAGCTTCCTGAGAGCGGACCTCAGGAGTGCGTAGTCAGAATATATGTGGTCCGCTGTATTGACCTGCAGCCAAAGGATACAAACGGCATG TGTGACCCATACATTAAGATTGCACTGGGGAGTAAAACATTGGAGGACAGAGATAACTACATACCAAACACCCTTAATCCAGAGTTTGGGAG GATGTTTGAGTTGTCCTGCTTCCTGCCTCATGACAAGGACCTGAAGATCGCTGTGTATGACTTCGACCTCCTGAGCAGAGATGAAAAAGTGGGTGAGACGGTCATCGATCTGGAGAACCGACTCCTGTCTTGTTTCAGGTCCTGCTGTGGCCTGCCACAGACGTACTGTGT ATCAGGGATCAATCAGTGGAGAGACCAGCTGAAGCCGTCTCAGATCCTCATGAACACGGCCAAACTGCGGGGTGTTCCTCCTCCACGCATAGAGGGAGATGGCAGCTCACTGACTTTCTCAGGAAAAGAACACTACCTGCAAGATTTTG AGGCAAACACTGTGATCCACCAGCACATGGGCCCAGCCAGAGAGAGACTGGCCCTGCACGTCCTCAGAAACCAGGGCTTGGTACCAGAACACGTGGAGACGAGAACCCTGTTCAGCTCCCACCAGCCCAACCTGTCCCAG GGACAAATTCAAATGTGGGTTGACGTTTTCCCCAAGAACCTCGGTTTGCCGGGGCCTCCGTGTGAAATCACTCCACGCAAACCAATGAA GTACTCCTTGCGGGCCATCGTTTGGAACACAACTGACGTTATTCTGGATGAAACAAGCATCACTGGAGAAAACATGAGCGACATCTATGTGAAGGG ATGGATGCcagggatggaggaggacaAGCAGAAGACGGATGTCCACTACAGATCCTTGGACGGTGACGGAAACTTCAACTGGAGGTTCAGCTTTGGGTTTGACTATCTGCCTGCAGAGCAGCTGTGTGTCGTCTCCAGGAAA gAGCACTTCTGGAATCTGGACAAAAGTGAATTTAGGATTCCTCCTAAACTAATTGTCCAGATATGGGACAATGACAAATTCTCCCTGGACGACTACTTAG GTTCAATTGAACTGGACCTAGTCAATCTGATCCCCCCGGCTAAGACCCCCGAAAAGTGCAGCCTGAAGATGTTGCCAGGGATGTCAGCCATCTCAAAAAAACCTCCACCCAATTCACTCTTTTCTCAGAAGTCTGTACGAGGCTGGTGGCCATGCTTTATGGAGCAGGACGGGAAACAAGTGCTGAGT GGGAAAGTAGAGATGACCTTGGAAAtcgtggaggagaaggagatggaggagagaccaGCTGGGAAAGGCAGAGATGAGCCCAACATGAATCCCAAATTGGAGGAGCCTAA CCGCCCCGACACGTCATTCTTCTGGTTCACAAACCCCTGCAAGACCATGAGGTTCATAGTCTGGCGCAGATTCCGATGGATTTTCATCGGAGGGATTCTTCTTCTGCTCGTGATCTTGTTCCTCGGGATCCTGCTCTACTCTCTACCT AATTACATCTCAATGAAGATTGTGAAGCCTTTTTCCTGA